In one Haemophilus parainfluenzae genomic region, the following are encoded:
- the priA gene encoding primosomal protein N', which translates to MNIVRVALAVPLPRFFDYLYSPHLTPIVGGRVLVPFGSQKRVGIVVDLPASSDVAKEKLKPIIDVLDADSLFNSTTWDWLAWSANYYRAALGDVLFQALPVKLRNGESAVKNDRTFWRITELGKQALESGELKRAKKQIEALNLLLTQDLEKGNNEISSAIWSALKGKDYVEEIIVPSEQKSWQQALGDNPLVNLDNRLTLNKQQALAFSQLLFQEGFNVWLLEGVTGSGKTEIYLQYIEEVLKKGKQVLVLVPEIGLTPQTVRRFQARFNVEIDVLHSNLNDTQRLNVWERARTGQSAIVIGTRSALFTQFSDLGLIILDEEHDGSFKQQDGWRYHARDLGVVLAQKLNIPILLGSATPSLESVNNVQNGKYHHLVLSKRAGNATALRQFVIDLKHQRIQNGLSEPLLQRMQEHLEKGNQVLLFLNRRGFAPVLLCHECGWIDECHHCEKPYTYHQHQRVLRCHHCGAQKTVPMQCGHCGSTHLVTTGLGTEQLEETLKARFPQYNIARIDRDSTARKGKLEGYLEDIQQGKSQILIGTQMLAKGHHFSNVTLVALVNVDNALFSLDFRAEERLAQLYVQVAGRSGRAEKQGEVVLQTHYPDHPLLTTLLEKGYQAFAEETLKLRHNMGLPPFSFQALFKAQCRHSEEAENALSQLASFFYEQKIEGLQVLGPIPAPFSKKAGQYRWQLLLQHASRKQLQAALSRYSPELIKSSQVRLILDVDPLDLS; encoded by the coding sequence ATGAATATTGTCCGAGTTGCATTAGCCGTACCGCTTCCCCGATTCTTTGATTATCTCTATTCGCCCCACTTGACACCAATTGTTGGTGGACGAGTGTTGGTGCCTTTCGGTTCGCAAAAACGAGTCGGGATCGTGGTGGATTTGCCCGCTTCTTCGGATGTCGCAAAAGAGAAGTTAAAACCGATTATTGATGTACTTGATGCTGACTCACTTTTTAATTCCACAACGTGGGATTGGTTAGCTTGGTCGGCTAATTATTATCGTGCAGCCTTAGGCGATGTGTTGTTTCAAGCATTACCGGTCAAACTCCGTAATGGAGAAAGTGCGGTTAAAAATGACCGCACTTTTTGGCGTATTACGGAACTTGGAAAACAAGCATTAGAATCAGGCGAGCTAAAACGCGCTAAAAAACAAATTGAAGCCTTAAATTTATTGCTCACGCAAGATCTAGAAAAAGGTAACAATGAGATCAGCTCCGCAATTTGGTCAGCCCTTAAAGGCAAAGATTATGTGGAAGAGATTATTGTACCTTCTGAACAAAAAAGTTGGCAGCAAGCGCTAGGGGATAATCCTTTAGTTAATCTTGATAACCGATTGACCTTAAACAAGCAACAAGCCCTTGCATTTAGCCAGTTGCTTTTCCAAGAAGGCTTTAATGTGTGGTTGTTAGAGGGCGTAACTGGTTCGGGCAAAACCGAAATCTATCTGCAATACATTGAAGAGGTGTTAAAGAAAGGCAAGCAGGTTTTAGTGCTTGTTCCTGAAATTGGGCTTACCCCTCAGACAGTGAGACGGTTCCAAGCACGTTTTAATGTGGAAATTGATGTATTGCATTCCAACTTGAACGATACGCAACGCTTAAATGTCTGGGAGCGTGCAAGAACGGGGCAAAGTGCAATCGTGATCGGTACGAGATCGGCACTTTTTACCCAATTTTCAGATCTCGGCTTAATTATTTTAGATGAAGAACATGACGGCTCGTTTAAACAGCAAGATGGTTGGCGTTATCATGCAAGAGATTTAGGCGTTGTTTTAGCGCAAAAGCTCAATATCCCTATCTTATTAGGTTCTGCCACACCAAGTTTGGAAAGTGTGAATAACGTACAAAATGGTAAATATCATCATTTGGTCTTATCAAAAAGAGCCGGAAATGCGACCGCACTTCGCCAGTTTGTGATTGATTTAAAACATCAACGAATTCAAAACGGCTTATCCGAACCGCTATTGCAACGTATGCAAGAACACTTAGAAAAAGGCAATCAAGTATTGTTATTCCTTAATCGACGTGGATTTGCACCTGTGTTGTTATGTCATGAATGTGGCTGGATTGATGAATGTCATCATTGTGAAAAACCTTATACTTATCACCAACACCAGCGCGTTTTACGCTGCCATCATTGTGGTGCGCAAAAAACAGTGCCGATGCAATGTGGTCATTGCGGTTCAACGCATTTAGTCACAACGGGTTTAGGCACGGAACAACTGGAGGAAACCTTAAAAGCACGTTTTCCACAATACAATATTGCACGTATTGATCGCGATAGTACGGCGCGAAAAGGCAAGCTTGAAGGTTATTTAGAGGATATTCAGCAAGGTAAAAGTCAGATTTTAATTGGCACCCAAATGTTAGCCAAAGGACACCATTTTTCGAATGTCACTTTGGTTGCTTTAGTGAATGTGGATAATGCGTTGTTTTCTCTTGATTTCAGAGCCGAAGAACGTTTGGCGCAGCTTTATGTACAAGTGGCGGGGCGCTCAGGCAGAGCGGAGAAACAGGGGGAAGTGGTTTTGCAGACGCACTATCCGGATCATCCGTTATTAACCACCTTGCTTGAAAAGGGCTATCAAGCCTTTGCAGAAGAAACCTTGAAGTTGCGGCATAATATGGGCTTGCCTCCATTTAGTTTCCAAGCCTTGTTTAAAGCCCAATGTCGTCATTCTGAAGAGGCGGAAAATGCATTGTCGCAATTGGCGTCTTTCTTCTATGAGCAAAAAATTGAAGGCTTGCAAGTGTTGGGACCAATTCCTGCACCGTTCAGCAAAAAAGCGGGACAGTATCGTTGGCAGTTACTATTACAACACGCCTCTCGAAAACAATTACAGGCTGCATTGAGTCGATATTCACCAGAGTTGATAAAGTCTTCTCAAGTGCGGTTAATTTTAGACGTGGATCCATTGGATTTGAGTTAG
- the ftsN gene encoding cell division protein FtsN: protein MAHRDFAGRSGSKNNKKKAKKSFNRNTLIALALVAVLGFGLGLYFLKSKTPEPVVTTTVQPEKPQPKSVLPNRPEEVWHYIKELETRTVPVDNNPSSVEKNMRLTEEQRQVLIQMEKEQKAAEEAKKLEAQRKEQEAANAEKAAAQAQQAQPAQTVQTQPAQQPAKSEAKKPEPVKKPEPPKKAEVVKAEPVKTEPAKTEQPKKAEPKPAEQQVQASGKKFGLQCGAFKNRAQAESLQGRLAMAGVNAQIATSEEWNRVRVGPFGSRDAATAAQDKAKSVASCVVIGM, encoded by the coding sequence GTGGCTCATCGAGATTTTGCCGGTCGAAGCGGCTCAAAAAATAATAAAAAGAAAGCAAAGAAAAGTTTTAATCGCAATACCTTAATTGCTCTTGCGTTGGTGGCGGTATTAGGTTTTGGGTTAGGGCTTTACTTCTTAAAAAGTAAAACACCTGAACCTGTCGTGACAACAACGGTTCAACCAGAAAAACCGCAACCGAAAAGTGTGTTACCAAATCGTCCAGAAGAAGTATGGCACTACATTAAAGAATTAGAAACCCGTACGGTGCCAGTGGATAATAATCCTTCTTCCGTTGAAAAAAATATGCGTTTGACGGAAGAACAACGTCAAGTGCTCATCCAAATGGAAAAAGAGCAAAAGGCTGCAGAAGAAGCGAAAAAATTAGAAGCTCAGCGTAAAGAGCAAGAAGCAGCGAATGCAGAAAAAGCCGCGGCTCAAGCACAGCAAGCTCAACCAGCGCAGACAGTTCAAACTCAGCCAGCTCAGCAACCAGCAAAATCAGAAGCGAAAAAGCCTGAGCCAGTTAAAAAGCCTGAACCGCCGAAAAAAGCGGAAGTGGTGAAAGCTGAACCAGTAAAAACAGAACCGGCTAAAACGGAGCAACCGAAAAAAGCAGAACCAAAACCTGCTGAACAGCAAGTACAGGCTAGCGGTAAAAAATTTGGTTTACAATGTGGTGCATTTAAAAATCGTGCGCAAGCAGAAAGCTTACAAGGTCGTCTAGCGATGGCTGGCGTAAATGCACAAATTGCGACAAGTGAAGAATGGAACCGCGTACGTGTAGGACCATTTGGTAGTCGAGATGCAGCAACAGCAGCACAAGATAAAGCAAAATCAGTGGCGAGTTGCGTTGTGATTGGAATGTAA
- a CDS encoding TetR/AcrR family transcriptional regulator encodes MRQVKASKTKLDVSEQIFDATDRLMAKEGLHYLSMHKLAKEAGIAAGTIYLYFKSKDELLAQFARRVFNKFAVAIEEGFDESQSFFEQYRKMWWNIWHFLQENPTILLNMSQYRSLPEFIETCKEMEHSCWEHFCLKGQAANVLADLDPHMLFLLSLKTAIVLASDIKFLGTAVTDAMLESVIERSWRAIQK; translated from the coding sequence ATGCGACAAGTAAAAGCCTCTAAAACGAAGCTTGATGTCAGCGAGCAGATCTTTGATGCAACAGATCGTCTTATGGCAAAAGAAGGATTACATTATCTTTCTATGCATAAGTTAGCCAAGGAAGCTGGCATCGCAGCGGGTACGATTTATCTTTATTTTAAGAGTAAAGACGAGTTATTAGCACAATTTGCTCGTCGAGTGTTCAATAAGTTTGCTGTGGCGATTGAAGAAGGTTTTGATGAAAGCCAATCTTTTTTCGAGCAATACAGAAAAATGTGGTGGAATATTTGGCATTTTCTTCAAGAAAATCCAACGATTCTGTTAAACATGAGCCAATATCGATCTTTACCAGAGTTTATTGAAACCTGCAAAGAAATGGAGCATTCGTGTTGGGAACACTTTTGTCTCAAGGGACAAGCCGCAAATGTGTTAGCTGATTTAGATCCTCACATGTTATTTTTGCTGAGTCTTAAAACAGCAATCGTTTTAGCCTCAGATATCAAGTTTCTCGGTACGGCAGTAACCGATGCGATGTTAGAATCTGTCATTGAACGCTCTTGGCGTGCAATTCAGAAATAG
- a CDS encoding efflux RND transporter periplasmic adaptor subunit: protein MSITQTDKPKRSHVFFLKLALGVFVLIFAAMIFLNQMKAKGIADFLANKPETASPVTAMTVKASEWTPIIETTGLVRPNQGAMLSAQSAGTVSKVLVQNGQSVKKGDLLVELDSSVERASLQAAQAQVVSLRQTYQRYANLAGSGAVSRQELDNAKSAYEAQAANIESLKATIERRQIVAPFDGKAGIVKVNVGQYVSNGTEIVRVEDRSSMKVDFAIAQNLLDKLHIGQKVTATADARKGETFAAKVTAIEPAINSSTGLVDVQATFEPEDGAKLLSGMFTRLNVALPTEHNQIVVPQVAVSYNMYGESLYILTALSDEDIEKLGGAEKAANMYRAKSITVFTKDRQGIYAQLKGDEVKVGDKIVTGGQQNLSNGALVSVADKAGVGTEQPANKTNL, encoded by the coding sequence ATGAGTATAACTCAAACTGATAAACCAAAGCGTTCACACGTTTTCTTTTTGAAATTAGCGTTAGGCGTATTTGTGTTAATTTTTGCAGCAATGATTTTCCTTAATCAAATGAAGGCAAAAGGCATTGCTGATTTCTTGGCAAATAAACCAGAAACAGCATCCCCTGTAACAGCGATGACAGTAAAGGCTTCAGAATGGACGCCAATTATTGAAACGACAGGTCTTGTTCGTCCGAATCAAGGGGCGATGTTAAGTGCACAAAGCGCTGGAACCGTGTCTAAAGTGCTCGTGCAAAATGGCCAAAGCGTGAAAAAGGGTGATTTGTTAGTTGAGTTAGATAGTTCCGTTGAGCGTGCAAGCTTACAAGCGGCTCAAGCTCAAGTGGTGTCATTACGTCAAACTTATCAACGTTATGCAAACCTTGCAGGCAGCGGTGCCGTTTCTCGTCAAGAATTAGATAACGCAAAATCAGCTTATGAAGCACAAGCGGCAAATATTGAGTCATTAAAAGCAACCATTGAGCGTCGCCAAATCGTCGCACCATTTGATGGTAAAGCCGGTATCGTGAAAGTGAATGTTGGTCAGTACGTTTCAAACGGTACTGAAATTGTGCGTGTGGAAGATCGTTCTTCTATGAAAGTGGATTTTGCGATTGCTCAAAACCTATTAGATAAATTGCATATTGGTCAAAAAGTAACGGCTACGGCAGATGCGCGTAAAGGTGAAACTTTTGCCGCGAAGGTTACTGCAATTGAGCCAGCAATTAATTCTTCAACGGGTTTAGTCGATGTTCAAGCAACATTTGAACCAGAAGATGGCGCAAAATTATTATCCGGTATGTTTACTCGCTTAAATGTCGCTTTACCAACTGAGCATAATCAAATCGTTGTGCCACAAGTGGCAGTGAGCTACAACATGTATGGCGAATCGCTTTATATTTTGACCGCACTTTCCGATGAAGATATTGAGAAATTAGGCGGCGCAGAAAAAGCGGCGAATATGTACCGTGCAAAATCAATCACTGTATTTACGAAAGATCGTCAAGGTATTTATGCACAATTAAAAGGCGATGAAGTTAAAGTCGGCGATAAAATTGTGACCGGCGGTCAGCAAAACTTAAGTAACGGTGCATTAGTCTCTGTTGCAGATAAAGCGGGCGTAGGTACTGAACAACCTGCGAATAAAACGAATCTTTAA
- the trmB gene encoding tRNA (guanosine(46)-N7)-methyltransferase TrmB, producing the protein MTEEQKTFADQKRKTVETAEFTEDGRYKRKVRSFVLRTGRLSDFQKNMMNDHWADLGLDYQNAPFDFAVIYGNTNPVILEIGFGMGKSLVDMAEANPDKNYLGIEVHTPGVGACIAYAVEKGVKNLRVICHDATEILRDCVKDGELGGLQLFFPDPWHKAKHHKRRIVQPHFVEQVVQKLQPNGFIHMATDWENYAEQMLEVLSANENLVNAAEQDYIPRPDFRPLTKFEARGHRLGHGVWDLYFKKK; encoded by the coding sequence ATGACAGAAGAGCAAAAAACCTTTGCTGATCAAAAACGTAAAACCGTTGAAACGGCTGAATTTACAGAAGATGGTCGTTATAAACGTAAAGTTCGTAGCTTTGTGTTGCGGACAGGTCGCTTAAGTGATTTTCAAAAAAATATGATGAACGATCACTGGGCTGATCTTGGATTAGATTATCAAAACGCCCCTTTTGATTTTGCCGTGATTTATGGCAATACGAATCCCGTTATATTAGAAATTGGCTTCGGGATGGGTAAATCTTTAGTGGATATGGCTGAAGCGAATCCTGATAAAAATTATCTCGGTATTGAAGTGCATACGCCTGGTGTGGGAGCCTGTATTGCTTATGCGGTAGAAAAAGGTGTGAAAAATCTTCGCGTGATTTGCCATGATGCCACTGAAATTTTACGTGATTGTGTGAAAGACGGCGAATTAGGCGGTTTACAGCTTTTCTTCCCAGACCCTTGGCATAAAGCAAAACATCATAAACGCCGCATTGTTCAACCGCACTTTGTAGAGCAAGTTGTACAAAAATTACAACCCAATGGCTTTATTCATATGGCTACGGACTGGGAGAACTATGCAGAACAAATGCTCGAAGTGCTTTCAGCCAATGAAAATTTAGTCAATGCTGCCGAACAAGATTATATTCCACGTCCTGATTTCCGCCCTCTTACAAAATTTGAGGCGCGCGGTCATCGCTTAGGTCACGGCGTATGGGATTTATACTTTAAGAAAAAATAA
- a CDS encoding chaperone NapD, whose product MSQFSENENWYVCSIVVQARPEKLNQVKEAILAIPTAEIHGEKSDEGKLVVTLESDRQLALADLMDEIKDIPGVIVVSLISNYLDEK is encoded by the coding sequence ATGAGTCAATTTAGCGAAAATGAGAACTGGTATGTATGCAGCATTGTTGTGCAAGCCAGACCAGAAAAACTTAACCAAGTCAAAGAAGCCATTTTAGCGATTCCAACCGCTGAGATTCATGGCGAAAAATCTGATGAAGGCAAATTGGTGGTCACCCTTGAAAGTGACCGTCAATTAGCATTAGCGGATCTTATGGATGAAATTAAAGATATCCCAGGAGTAATTGTCGTTTCTTTAATTTCGAATTACTTAGATGAAAAATAA
- a CDS encoding YggL family protein: MKTRNQRQRKKLHLAEFQELGFLVNWQFAEGTSIETIDETVDRFIAEVIQPNGLAYEGSGYLHWEGLVCLEKIGKCDESHRQLVKKWLEENKLQQIEISELFDIWWDYPTQNA; encoded by the coding sequence ATGAAAACTCGTAATCAACGTCAACGTAAAAAACTTCACTTAGCTGAATTCCAAGAATTAGGCTTTTTAGTGAATTGGCAATTTGCTGAAGGGACCAGCATCGAAACTATCGATGAAACCGTTGACCGTTTTATTGCTGAAGTGATTCAACCAAACGGCTTAGCTTATGAAGGTAGCGGCTATTTACATTGGGAAGGCTTAGTTTGCTTAGAGAAAATCGGTAAATGTGATGAAAGCCATCGTCAATTAGTGAAAAAATGGTTAGAAGAAAATAAATTACAACAAATCGAAATCAGTGAATTATTCGATATTTGGTGGGATTACCCAACCCAAAACGCATAA
- the napF gene encoding ferredoxin-type protein NapF: protein MAIENPSRRQLLRGQFLQSLHSENAKIQGINAIRPPWSINESDFTEKCTRCGDCILVCETQIIVKGDGGFPEIQFDKGECTFCQKCVLVCEQPIFRSLEEEPWTHKVEITTQCLTENRVECRSCQDSCPMNAIRFRLQLGGVAKPILDLESCNGCGACLSVCPTKAIKIFNIETNIDESI from the coding sequence ATGGCGATTGAAAATCCTTCTCGCAGACAATTATTACGTGGGCAATTTTTACAATCGTTACATTCTGAAAACGCGAAAATTCAAGGTATTAATGCTATACGTCCACCTTGGTCAATAAACGAAAGTGATTTTACGGAGAAATGTACACGGTGTGGTGATTGCATACTGGTATGTGAAACCCAGATTATCGTAAAAGGCGATGGCGGTTTCCCTGAAATACAATTTGACAAGGGTGAATGCACGTTCTGCCAAAAATGTGTTTTAGTCTGTGAACAACCAATTTTTCGTTCATTAGAAGAAGAGCCTTGGACACATAAAGTTGAGATTACAACGCAATGTCTAACGGAAAATCGAGTGGAATGTCGAAGTTGCCAAGATAGCTGCCCGATGAATGCCATCCGTTTTAGATTACAACTTGGTGGTGTAGCAAAACCCATATTGGATTTAGAAAGCTGTAATGGTTGTGGCGCTTGCCTAAGTGTTTGCCCAACAAAAGCAATAAAAATTTTTAATATTGAAACAAATATCGATGAGTCAATTTAG